In Paenibacillus sp. BIC5C1, a genomic segment contains:
- a CDS encoding ABC transporter permease — translation MFAYTLRRLLQMIPALIGIVVITFILSRVLPGDPAIVMAGEQATDDVIAKIRMDMGLDKPLFVQFFSYVGQLLQGNLGFAYHTGHTVLSDFATRFPATIELTLASVIIAICVAIPVGIIAATRKESFIDHISRVFSLIGACVPIFWLGLLFIYIFYSILGWAPAPMGRISGDLNPPTHITGLYVVDSLMTGDMVALKSSLAHLLLPAICLSTGTMAIVARMTRSSMLEVIGQDYVRTARAKGLSETAVVGKHSLINALIPTLTVLGLQFGGLLGGAVITETIFSWPGVGGYVTDSILAADYAPIQAFTLVSAILFSFINLAVDLVYGLIDPRIRYE, via the coding sequence TTGTTTGCTTACACGCTCCGAAGGCTGCTGCAGATGATTCCGGCGCTGATCGGCATTGTGGTGATTACCTTCATCCTGTCCCGTGTTCTTCCGGGAGATCCGGCCATTGTCATGGCTGGGGAACAGGCCACGGATGATGTTATTGCCAAAATCCGAATGGACATGGGATTGGACAAGCCATTATTTGTACAGTTTTTTAGTTACGTGGGACAGTTGCTTCAAGGGAATCTGGGATTCGCCTACCATACCGGCCATACGGTACTGAGTGATTTCGCTACCCGCTTTCCGGCAACCATTGAGCTGACGTTGGCTAGTGTGATTATAGCCATCTGTGTTGCGATTCCGGTAGGCATTATCGCTGCAACTCGAAAAGAGTCCTTTATCGACCACATCTCCAGGGTGTTCTCATTGATTGGAGCATGTGTACCGATTTTCTGGCTGGGACTGCTGTTTATTTACATCTTCTATTCCATCCTCGGCTGGGCTCCAGCTCCAATGGGGCGCATCAGCGGAGACCTCAATCCACCTACGCATATCACCGGATTGTATGTAGTAGACAGTCTGATGACCGGAGATATGGTTGCACTCAAAAGCAGTCTTGCCCATTTGCTGCTTCCGGCCATCTGTTTGAGTACAGGGACAATGGCGATTGTGGCGCGTATGACCAGATCCAGCATGCTGGAAGTCATCGGACAGGATTATGTGCGTACCGCACGAGCCAAGGGCTTGAGTGAGACTGCGGTCGTCGGCAAACACTCCCTGATTAATGCTCTAATCCCCACGTTGACCGTTCTTGGCCTTCAGTTTGGCGGATTACTCGGTGGTGCGGTAATCACGGAGACGATCTTTTCCTGGCCAGGCGTCGGCGGTTATGTCACAGATTCCATTCTGGCTGCCGATTATGCACCAATTCAGGCATTCACACTGGTAAGTGCCATACTGTTCAGTTTTATCA